gctggctggctgctgagatgcctctgctcctcccatcAGGGGACAAACCCCATCGAACTGGTGGTGGACGTGGGCTGTGGATCGGGACAAGGCACTCGCTTCCTGGCAGAGCATTTCAAGAAGGTGGTGGGAGCGGACATCAGCGAAGCTCAGATCCAGGAGGCCAGAGATGCGTCCTCCCTTCCAAACTTGTCTTACCTGTAAGTGTCATGCGTGGAAAACCTGGGTCCTTGCGCAAAGGCGGTGTTGTGAgagtggggctggggctggctggtGCTTTGCTATTAGAACAGCAAGGGAAATCCCTTCAGAGCAGAGCCCCCGTCATACAAATTTCACGGAGAGAGCGTCCCACCCCTATCCAGGGAAGGTGATGGCGGAACAGGCGTTATCCAAGACTGACAGCAATCATGGTCTCGCATTCCTGGTGGAGAGTTGTGTCAAACTCCAGAGAATGCCCACTGGCTTCATGTTATGCTTACTAATTCCAGTATTAAATGCTGCTTCCCCCCTTCACTCTCCCCAGCGTGTGCCCTGCGGAAGAGCTGCCATTTGAGGATGGCTCGGTGGACCTCCTTACTTCATTTACAGCCGTCCACTGGTTCGATATTGAGAAGTTCATGAAAGAAGTAAACCGTGTTGTTAAGCCACACGGTTGTGTGGCTATCAGCACCTACACTGTGGACATGAGTCTGCGCTATGGAAACTGCTCTGAAAAGCTGACACAGATCTTCATTGAGGTGAGGCAGTGAAACCTAAACCTCAGATCTGGGCAGGGAGGAATACGCAGCAACTGCGTAGCTGTAGACAGGAGAAGTAATGGGCTTGGGGGTGTGAGAGGAGGCTCAAGAACAGCAGCTGTTTGCATCCATCTGCTCCTCACCTTGATCCTGCTTGTGACCAAGGATGGGGCTGCCACCACCGCCTGCTCGTTGGCTCTGGTTTCACTGGAAGATAGTGAACAAACTGATGGAGTGTATCTTCAAGGAGACTTTGCCTGTAACCCTGATCACtgtgaaaataatgtaaaatagaaGCTGATTTAAGAGCTGCTTTTTGTGATGTTTCTTGATCAAGAATGTTTTAGCAACTCATTAGAAAGAGACTTTGTTATGAGTAACAGCATAGGGAGGAGGACAGGAGCCTATAAAATAGTATCTTAATATCCTGAAGCTGCACAAAACTATGGTGAACTTCAaattcagggattttttttaaaaaaatggcttttgtgTGTATACTTCAGATATGCATTAGGGCCAAGAAAgcctgagttaaaaaaaaaaaaaaaaatagaggctGAGAGCTTTAAGTGGTTTTGTTTATGATCTCTCTTTCCAGACCAGGGATCGGATTTTTAAGTACTCACATAATAGAGTAAAGCACGTCTTGGAAGACTACAAAGAGATATTTGAGGCCTTGCCATTTCAAGACAAGAAGAGGTGAGAAGGAAGTTCTAGGTGCAGCACCAtgaatggagaggaggagggaagaggcaaGGAGGAGAACAAGTTAGCAAAGGGGCACAGGAATGTGTTGGGGTGACCAGATCATCTGTTTGATGGTACCTGAGACACTGCTTCTCCAGCAGTTCTTCAGTTATGGCTCCTGACCCACTTAATACCATAATCAGATGTTTCCATCTCTTGGACCTTTGCTGATTATGTCATGTGTTTTATTCACCAGCACTTCAGTTTGCGGTTGTCCTCGTTCCGTTGCCTTTTAGATCTAATTTGCCAAtgttcctttcttcctctgcttcctctctAGAATCACTGATATTGTAGATAAAATTCCCATGACGGTTGCTGGTGTGGTTGGTTACTTGGAGTCTGTCTCTCCGTATCAAGCCTACCTGAGGAATGACCCTGATGCTGCAAAAACACTCCtccaagaaactgaaaa
This DNA window, taken from Rhea pennata isolate bPtePen1 chromosome 6, bPtePen1.pri, whole genome shotgun sequence, encodes the following:
- the LOC134141998 gene encoding putative methyltransferase DDB_G0268948, whose product is MATQLFEGKGHAAVYQKYRFAPGEDLQQTILSYLKEKGTNPIELVVDVGCGSGQGTRFLAEHFKKVVGADISEAQIQEARDASSLPNLSYLVCPAEELPFEDGSVDLLTSFTAVHWFDIEKFMKEVNRVVKPHGCVAISTYTVDMSLRYGNCSEKLTQIFIETRDRIFKYSHNRVKHVLEDYKEIFEALPFQDKKRITDIVDKIPMTVAGVVGYLESVSPYQAYLRNDPDAAKTLLQETEKRFLDVMGVSSRETPLEFCLRHVCILGCKGP